In one window of Sphingomonas glaciei DNA:
- the pobA gene encoding 4-hydroxybenzoate 3-monooxygenase: protein MKTAVAIIGAGPSGLLLGHLLRQAGVDCLIVERQAADYVLGRVRAGVLETVTTGLMERLGLDDRLQREGLVEEGFNLATDDRLIRIDVKALTGKHVTVYGQTELTRDLMAAAESRGLQVIYEAKDLVLHDVDGDEPFLTYHKDGVEQRIEADFIAGCDGYHGPSRKAIPAPKLRDYELAYPFGWLGILADVPPCHPELIYANTERGFALASMRSETRSRYYIQVPLTDRVENWSEDKLWDELALRFDPLSEHGVTRGPAIEMSIAPLRSYVCETMRHGRLFLAGDSAHIVPPTGAKGLNLAASDVHYLADALIAFHATGDESGLTGFEARALARIWKAERFSWYLTKLMHRFPTDGSFEHKMQAAELDYVGSSETMQRSIAENYVGLPI from the coding sequence ATGAAGACCGCGGTCGCGATCATCGGCGCGGGGCCGTCGGGGCTGCTGCTCGGCCACCTGCTGCGACAGGCCGGGGTCGACTGTCTGATCGTCGAGCGGCAGGCGGCGGACTATGTCCTCGGCCGGGTCCGTGCCGGGGTGCTGGAAACGGTGACCACCGGACTGATGGAGCGGCTCGGCCTCGACGATCGGCTCCAGCGCGAAGGATTGGTCGAGGAAGGCTTCAACCTCGCCACAGACGACCGGCTGATCCGCATCGACGTCAAGGCGCTGACCGGCAAGCATGTCACCGTCTACGGCCAGACAGAGCTGACCCGTGACCTGATGGCGGCGGCCGAAAGCCGCGGCCTGCAGGTGATTTATGAGGCCAAGGACCTCGTCCTCCACGACGTCGACGGCGACGAGCCGTTCCTGACCTATCATAAGGACGGGGTCGAGCAGCGGATCGAAGCCGACTTCATTGCCGGTTGCGACGGCTATCACGGCCCCTCGCGCAAGGCGATCCCGGCGCCCAAGTTGCGCGATTACGAACTGGCCTATCCCTTCGGCTGGCTCGGCATCCTCGCCGACGTGCCGCCCTGCCACCCCGAACTCATCTACGCCAATACTGAACGCGGCTTCGCGCTCGCCTCCATGCGCTCGGAGACCCGCAGCCGCTATTACATCCAGGTCCCGCTGACCGACCGGGTCGAAAACTGGAGCGAGGACAAGCTGTGGGACGAACTCGCGCTCCGCTTCGATCCCCTGAGCGAGCACGGCGTCACCCGCGGCCCGGCGATCGAGATGTCGATCGCGCCCCTGCGCTCCTACGTGTGCGAGACGATGCGCCACGGCCGCCTGTTCCTGGCCGGCGACAGCGCCCACATCGTGCCGCCGACCGGGGCCAAGGGCCTCAACCTCGCCGCCTCCGATGTCCATTATCTCGCCGACGCGCTGATCGCCTTCCACGCCACTGGCGACGAGAGCGGCCTCACGGGTTTCGAAGCTCGCGCGCTGGCCCGGATCTGGAAGGCCGAGCGGTTCAGTTGGTACCTGACCAAGCTGATGCACCGTTTCCCGACTGACGGCAGCTTCGAACACAAGATGCAGGCGGCCGAGCTCGACTATGTCGGCAGCTCGGAAACCATGCAGCGGTCGATCGCCGAAAATTACGTCGGCCTGCCGATCTAG
- a CDS encoding Gfo/Idh/MocA family oxidoreductase has translation MKIALAGAGAFGEKHLDGLRNIDGVEVVSVVGRTLEPTQAVADKYGIPHATIELSEALEQPGLDAVILCTPTQLHAEQALQCLDAGKHVQVEIPLCDSLADGERVLAKAQETGLTAMVGHTRRFNPSHQYLHDRIAAGDLSIQQMDVQTYFFRRKNINAKGEPRSWTDHLLWHHAAHTVDLFAYQAGPIVQANAIEGPKHPELGIAMDMSIQLKAESGAICTLSLSFNNDGPLGTFFRYICDNGTWIARYDDLVTGREEPVDLSQVAVSSNGIELQDREFVAAIREGREPNASVAQVMPCYRVLDALEKQLATH, from the coding sequence ATGAAGATCGCACTCGCGGGCGCTGGCGCCTTTGGCGAAAAGCACCTTGACGGCCTCCGCAACATCGACGGCGTCGAGGTCGTCTCGGTGGTCGGCCGCACGCTTGAGCCGACCCAGGCGGTGGCCGACAAATACGGCATCCCTCACGCCACCATCGAGTTGAGCGAAGCGCTCGAGCAACCCGGCCTCGACGCAGTCATCCTCTGCACTCCGACCCAGCTTCACGCCGAACAGGCGCTGCAATGCTTGGATGCGGGCAAGCACGTGCAGGTAGAGATTCCGCTCTGCGACAGCCTAGCTGACGGTGAACGGGTTCTCGCCAAAGCGCAGGAGACCGGACTCACCGCGATGGTCGGCCACACCCGCCGCTTCAATCCCAGCCATCAATATCTGCACGACCGGATCGCGGCCGGCGACCTTTCCATCCAGCAGATGGACGTCCAGACCTATTTCTTCCGGCGCAAGAACATCAACGCCAAGGGCGAGCCGCGCAGCTGGACCGACCACCTGCTGTGGCACCACGCCGCGCATACGGTCGACCTGTTCGCCTATCAGGCCGGCCCGATCGTCCAGGCCAATGCAATTGAGGGACCCAAGCATCCCGAACTCGGGATCGCGATGGACATGTCGATCCAGTTGAAGGCGGAGAGCGGTGCGATTTGCACCCTGTCCTTGAGCTTCAACAACGACGGGCCGCTCGGCACCTTCTTCCGCTACATCTGCGACAACGGGACCTGGATCGCCCGCTACGACGATCTCGTCACCGGTCGCGAGGAGCCGGTCGACCTGTCGCAGGTCGCGGTCTCGTCCAACGGTATCGAGCTTCAGGATCGTGAATTCGTCGCCGCCATCCGCGAGGGCCGCGAGCCCAATGCCAGCGTGGCGCAGGTCATGCCCTGCTACCGCGTCCTCGATGCCCTCGAGAAGCAGCTAGCGACGCACTGA
- a CDS encoding FAD-dependent oxidoreductase encodes MTKDVLVLGAGVVGVATAEALMRRGLSVTLVDRSAEAGNGASFANGGQLSYSYTDALSSPSLLKRLPGILAATDPAFRVAVRFDPAYLRWCLAFFRNGSAGRFAANSLAGLEMALRSRALMEELLDRYPLEFAHAVPGKLLLHEDADGFRAAAAHAEAKRRAGIEVRALTPAEAVGVEPALEGIRSRLAGGIFAPGDAVGDPHLFCTALTERLTGEGLETRFGAAVEGIEQGPGSAVRLAGGERLEARHLVVAAGPQAAALLRPLGWRVPIVPVRGHSLTLAPGRQAPRVSITDVARKLVFCRLGERMRIAGLADVGFSDAAVDPLRLQALAEAARDSLPEAADYEGPRAGWAGLRPVTPDSLPIVARRGAITVNIGHGGLGWTYALATAERAAALVVGEG; translated from the coding sequence GTGACCAAGGATGTCCTGGTGCTGGGCGCTGGCGTGGTCGGCGTGGCGACGGCCGAGGCACTGATGCGGCGCGGGCTGTCAGTGACGCTGGTCGATCGCTCAGCGGAGGCGGGGAACGGCGCCAGCTTCGCCAACGGCGGGCAGCTGAGTTACTCTTACACCGACGCCTTGTCCTCGCCGAGCTTGCTCAAGCGGCTGCCTGGAATCCTCGCCGCGACGGACCCGGCGTTCCGCGTCGCGGTGCGGTTCGACCCCGCCTACCTGCGCTGGTGCCTGGCCTTCTTCCGCAACGGCAGCGCGGGGCGGTTCGCGGCCAACAGCCTGGCCGGGCTCGAGATGGCACTGCGCTCCCGCGCGCTGATGGAGGAGCTGCTCGACCGCTATCCCCTCGAGTTCGCGCATGCGGTGCCGGGCAAGTTGCTGCTTCATGAGGATGCCGATGGTTTTCGCGCGGCGGCGGCGCATGCCGAGGCCAAGCGGCGGGCGGGAATCGAGGTTCGGGCGCTGACCCCAGCGGAAGCGGTTGGGGTCGAGCCGGCGCTGGAGGGCATTCGCAGCCGTCTTGCCGGCGGAATCTTTGCGCCGGGCGATGCGGTCGGCGACCCGCATCTCTTCTGCACCGCGCTGACCGAGCGGCTGACCGGCGAGGGTCTCGAAACCCGTTTCGGCGCGGCGGTCGAAGGCATCGAGCAGGGGCCCGGGTCGGCGGTTCGGCTGGCCGGGGGCGAACGGCTGGAGGCGCGTCACCTCGTCGTCGCGGCCGGACCGCAGGCGGCTGCCCTGCTGCGGCCGCTGGGATGGCGCGTGCCGATCGTGCCCGTGCGCGGCCATTCGCTGACGCTGGCGCCGGGACGACAAGCGCCGCGGGTCAGCATCACCGACGTGGCGCGCAAGCTGGTGTTCTGTCGCCTGGGCGAGCGGATGCGGATTGCCGGCCTGGCCGACGTCGGTTTCTCGGACGCGGCGGTCGATCCGCTCCGCCTGCAGGCGCTGGCCGAAGCGGCGCGCGACAGCCTGCCCGAGGCGGCCGATTACGAGGGTCCGAGGGCAGGGTGGGCGGGGCTTCGACCGGTCACGCCGGACAGCCTGCCGATCGTCGCGCGGCGCGGCGCGATCACGGTCAATATCGGGCACGGTGGGCTCGGCTGGACCTATGCGCTCGCCACTGCCGAGCGGGCGGCGGCCCTGGTCGTGGGTGAAGGCTAG